The following DNA comes from Chitinophagales bacterium.
ACAGCCAAAATATCAAGTAATTGATTTTCATTTAAATCGGGAGCTATTTTTAGTAAAATGGGTTTGGGATTGTCTTTTTTAAGATTGAGTTGCTGCAAGGTATTTAAAATTTCAAACAGCTTATCTTTTTCTTGTAGTTCTCTTAAATTTGGTGTATTGGGCGAGCTTACATTTACCACAAAATAATCTACATAATCAAACAATTTTTCAAAGCAAATAACATAATCATCTACGGCTTTTTCATTGGGTGTTACTTTGTTTTTGCCTATGTTGCCACCAATTATTATATCCGATTTTCGTTTTTTTAATCGCTTTACTACCGCATCTACACCATCATTATTAAAGCCCATGCGGTTTATAATGGCTTCATCTTTTTTTAGCCTAAATAATCTTGGTTTTGGATTGCCCTTTTGAGGCAGAGGAGTAACTGTTCCTATCTCTATAAAACCAAAACCTAAGGCAGCCAGTTCATCTATATACAAGGCATTTTTATCAAAACCGGCAGCTAAACCTACAGGATTTTTAAAATGTAAACCAAAAATTTTTTTTTCAAGTTTGG
Coding sequences within:
- a CDS encoding quinone-dependent dihydroorotate dehydrogenase yields the protein MYNLIRNFLFSMSAEKAHHFTLNNLKRAYNLPLGKSIIKNMFGYENPKLEKKIFGLHFKNPVGLAAGFDKNALYIDELAALGFGFIEIGTVTPLPQKGNPKPRLFRLKKDEAIINRMGFNNDGVDAVVKRLKKRKSDIIIGGNIGKNKVTPNEKAVDDYVICFEKLFDYVDYFVVNVSSPNTPNLRELQEKDKLFEILNTLQQLNLKKDNPKPILLKIAPDLNENQLLDILAVINEANIAGLISNNTTISREGLQTPKEEVEEIGAGGLSGKPIAQRSDEVLEFLMKNNKNNIPIIAVGGIMSAQDAKRKIDIGAALVQVYSGFIYKGPELVKEIKKVL